TCTCTAACCTCACTGGTTTCCTCTCCAAGCTCGACCTCTGGGCCCTCGCTTACCAACGTTCCTGCGCTCACGTCACCGGCAAGTTCCCTCCTCGAAACGCACTTCCCTCCCATGCTCTCCATTCCCTTTTCTCACTTCAAACTGCTGTCGTTCACAACCGCTTCAAATGGAACGACAAGGCCCACCAGATCCTTCGCAGCCCCAATGATAAGCCTTCTACCAAACTGGTTTCCAAGAGAAAGCTCAGTGCAATGATGGAATCTGATGATCCGTGCTTCCAAGACCGGGTTGTTCAGGAGATGCTTCTGATGGTGCTTGAACCTATTTTTGAAGCACGGTTTTCGAGGAAGTCTCATGCGTTTAGGCCCGGGAGGAATGCACACACGGTAATTAGGACTATAAGGAGTAATTTTGCTGGGTATTTATGGTTTTTGAGGGGTGATTTGAGTGAGATACTAGATGACATTGACGCTGATGTTGTAATGGGATGTGTTGAAAAAGTTGTTAGAGATAAGAAAGTgttgaatttgataaaaaaggCGCTTAAATCGCCAGTTAGGATTCGAGAAATGGGCAATTATGGTGAAGAGtcgaggaaaaagaaaaagaggaaatctacgaagaagaagattttgaaTGAGAATGAGCCAAAACCTGACCCTTATTGGTTGAGaactttctttgattttgctcCTGAGGAGGCGGCAAAGATACCCACTTATGGTTATTGTGGGATTTTGAGTCCGTTGCTTGCTAATGTGTGTCTTAATGAATTGGATCAAATGATGGAGGAGAAGATTGTTGACTTCTTCAGGCCAAATAAGCTTGATTCTATATGGAAACATTCGATTGATGATAGGTGTCATAACCCTTCTTGGCCAGAGTTTGTTCCATCTAGTGGAAAAGAGAAGACTAGGAAAATGGAATACATTCGATATGGGGGTCATTTCTTGATAGGCGTTCGAGGGCCTAGAGAAGATGCAGTGCAAATTCGTAAGGAAATTATTGAGTTCTGCGAGAGGAAGTTTGGTATCAGGCTGGATAATTCAAAAATTGATATTGAGCACATTACTAGGGGAATTCAATTCTTGGATCATATAATTTGTCGCAGAGTGATATATCCTACGCTTCGTTATACAGGGAGTGGAGGCAAAATCGTGAGTGAAAAGGGTGTGGGGACTCTGCTTTCAGTTACTGCTTGTTTGCAGCAATGTATTCGCCAATTTAGGAGGCTTAAGTTTGTCAAGGGTGATAAGGATCCTGAGCCATTGCCTTGTACTCCAATGCTTTACTCAGGTCAAGCCCATACTAATGCACAAATGAATAAGTTTCTCGAGACTATGGCAGATTGGTATAGATACGCTGATAATCGAAAAAAAGTTGTTGGGTTTTGTGCCTATGTGATTCGTAGCTCGTTGGCTAAACTTTATGCTGCTAGGTATAGACTAAAATCACGTGCAAAGGTTTACAAGATTGCTTTACGTGATCTTAGTCGGCCATTGAGAGAGAATAGTAACAATTCTGCTCCTGAATACTCTGATCTTTTGAGAATGGGACTTGTTGATGCAATTGAAGGTGTTCAGTTCTCCCATATGTCTTTGATTCCAACTTGTGATTATACTCCATTTCCAAGGAATTGGATTCCAGATCATGAGCAGGTTTTGCATGAGTATATCAGATTACAAGACCCCAAATTCTTTTGTGAATTGCATAGATCAATAAAGCGTCAAGGTTTGAGTCTGCCTCAAGATGAGATATCTGAAATTGTGTGGGATTACAAGACTCTTGGAGTTCGAAGGTATCAATCTAGTGGTGAAAATGAGCTAAACAATGGACTGCAGAAAGTGTGAGATGTCATGAATTATTGTGTGATGTTGGTGAATTAatttaagtgatgaaattaaacTCCTTGGAGGATTGACTCTTGTAATGGCCTAAGAGTTTTCCCTGGGCACTGTCAATTCTCCATTAAAACATGTGCAGAAGCCAACAAAATTTTATCTTGGATAGTCTGGCCTACCTTGATGAAATTTTCATCACGTTATCTTCAATGATTACCTTGGGAGAGGTAAattttcgtattttttttatatgaataggtacatgacttctttttttttcaattaaatctttctatggtttaattaaatgaatttaattttgaaattatgatacaactataaaataaaataaaaaaccaaaattgaatCATAAAACATAGAGAAAAGTATGtctaattttaaattctcacttattttattttggttaaaaaatttattttatttatttttttaatttctagttttgAAAATGGAGAGATAAAGTTGCTTGAAAATAGTGAGGATATGGAAAATTGTTGGTTTGACTGTTTTTTGGCAGCAAAACTTGTTGGTTTTAGTGTCAACGAGTTTTATTCAACTAGAAGGGTTCAATGATAATGGTTTTTATgtgatgtttgtttttttttaaaaataaaaaaaaacaaacaaaattatcatttgttctttaaaaaatatttaaacatggTCCAAAGGCTTAATTTAGGCATGAATGCCTAGGCTTCTTAAAAGGCCCGATGTCTCAGGCCATCCAGACTTGCATGATTgggttgctttttatttttcttgtgttctttggttatttttttattattttttttttatcatttaatattatatttttatttaatttctttatgagatttttttcttcgattttatcaatcaatatttgatcatttttaattggttttcatgatttattttaatttgtttttataaaattatcatgattttataaatgCATTTACCGAAATAgcataattgatttattttaattttttaatcgatCTTTATTAGCTCattcttcatcattttccttttctaataGATGCTTTAACTATagatcaattgattttttattcttgttggctAGCTCCTTCAGCTCAGGTCCACCtacactaataaataaaaagtatataagaaaaaattatgaaatagtTAAAAACATGCCCGTGATAAACTCTTTTAGTGAAATACCCACTAAACTCTCCCTCAGCTATAGTCTTTACACTAaacaattaatgttttattatgttatgGACTGGTGTAATTATTCACATAACAAATGCTCTTCCTCTAGCTAGcttaactttaaattataatgACCACTTGGGTCCTCCCAAAATATGGGGCACTCTAATATCTTTTAGGGCCTAGATGCTAGAACTGCTCATTTATAATCCATAACACATCATTCTCTTTTGTAGTCAttcacatgttttttcttctctttaagAAATCCTAAACATTAGACTCTTGTCTTAGAGGGAGAATGTGTAGAGCTAGGCTAGTCCATGCGTCTTGTTGGCATACCCGTATAATAAGTAGTGGTATTTGAACACTAGTAATGACCTAAGATTTTATAGTGGAAGAACAAGTTTTATGCAAAAGATGACAAAGAAGATTCGTATCGATATATAAACATATAGAAGGGTATAATAATCTTCAATCCCcatgtatgatttttttgagttttttaaggaTCCTTTCTCTTTCTAGAAAGATACTCTAGTTGTGTACTCTTTTCTAACTAAATATTGGCATACAATGACTATGCTAAGGTAGTTGTCTTTTAATTGATCTTTAAGTTATCTAATAACCCTAGGAAGATATCTAGTCTATAAAGAGGGGTCTCCTAACCTCCTTGAGTTTTTCTAGTTCCAAACTAGTTAtatgacccgcgcgatgccgcgggtcaatgatttttgtataaaaaatatcaaaaaaagttaagatctaaaagtattagaTCTTTTTACAAAGTTACACccaagaataatatttataatattaataataacattaaacttgcatgactcaagtttaaggggatctgactgcaataccagacccaatagtcttggatgtgggtctggctacaAGGTCatatcataaaagtgtgataattaaatagattaattaaaaagaaaaaaaaactaaaaggaagaaaaaaattaatgaagaaaaagaaaaaaaatctgaattaactggattaacccttcaaaccaggttaacccgtcaaaccttcgattcatgtcatgaaaatttgataactaaatagaaaaaaaattgaacatcaacaaactaaattaaacaaaaaaattaattaaaaagaaaaaaaaacaaacaaaaagacatcagctttttcactgtggattacagtgtgcagtccacagttaaaggcataaaaacagcaaaaaaataaaaagaaaaaaaaagaaaaactaaaggcatcagtcgataactaaatagaaaaaaatttaatactgatgaactaaattaaataaaaaaatattaaataaaaagaaacaataaaagaaaaaaaacttataagaagaaaaaaactaatgaagaaaaagaaaaaaaaatctaaattaactgggttaacccgtcaaacctgagatccgtgtcatgaaagtctgataactaaatagaaaaaaatttaatattaacaaactaaattaaaaaattaattaaaaagaaaaaaagaaggcatcaaCCTTTTTACCGTAAACTGCAccgtgcagtccacagtgaaaggcataaaaaaaaagcaaaaaaataaactaaaggctttagctttttcactgtggactgcatacaatattaaaagatgaaatcggaagaacaaaactaatgaggaaaaagaaaaaaaatctgaatcaacccggttaacccgccaaaccaggttaacccatcaaacctggAATTCATGTtatgaaagtgtgataattaaatagaaaaatgttttattattaataaaataaattaaaaaaaaagattaatgtcGAAACTGGgatccatgtcataaaagtctgataattaaatagaaaaaatttaaatttaagaaactaaattaaaaaaaagacaaaaaaaaaaaactaaaggcatcagctttttcattttgaattgtaTTGTGCAATCCATAGTAAAAggtttaaaaaggaaaagagagaaaaaaaaaacaaaggcacacgccacgggttaattttttttcttgcataaaaaatatcaaaaaaggctaagatctaagagtgttggGTCTTTTTGCAAAGATATGCCCAAGAGCCTTTGGTTTGGCTacaacaccggacccaagagtaatatttataatattaataataatattaaacttacatgactcaagtttaagtgagtctggctacaacaccggacccaagagtCTTGAATGtaggtctggctgcaaggtcgtgtcataaaagtgtgataattaaatagattaattaaaaaaataaagaaaaaaaacaacatgaagaaaaaaaactaatgaagaaaaagaaaaaaaatctgaattaaccgggttaacccttcaaaccagattaacccgtcaaacctgggattcgcgtcatgagagtttgataactaaatagaaaaaaaattgacgggttaacccgtcaagcccgggatacgtggcatgaaagtctgataattaaatagaaagaaatttaacattaaaaaactaaactaaacaaaaaaaatttaattaaaaagaaaaaaagcaaaaaacaaattccgggttaactcgtcaaactttaaaaaaaaaaaaaaaatccaggttaactcgtcaaacccgggatccgtgtcgtgaaagtctgataactaaaaaaaatttaacattaacaaactaaaataaacaaaaaaattcattaaaagaaaaaacacacaaagaaaaaaaacaaaaaaaaacccataaaggcataaaaagcaaaataaataaataaataaaacaaaaaaaaattaaaaacaaaaaaaaaaacagtttagcgtttcactgtggactgcacagtgaaacactgaacagttttagtatatgttattaattaaaaagaaaagaaaaaaaaattcgggttaactcgtcaaatcaggttgacccgtcaaacccgggatccatgttatgaaaatttgataactaaataaaaaaattaacattaacaaactaaattaaacaaaaaaattaattaaaagaaaaatacacaaagaaaaaagcaaaaaaaaacccataaaggcatagaaaaccaaaaaaaaataaaaacagataaaaaacaaaaaaaataaaaacagaaaaaattgggaaaaaaataaaaacaaaaaaatgaaaaaaaaatagaaaaagaagaagagaaaaaaaatggggaaaaaaataaaaacagaaaaaaaaatggggaaaaaaaaagaagaagactgctcagcgtttcactgtggacttacACAGTAAAATACTAaacagttttagttttttcttaatctaaAGGGTCCAAGTGTTTCCCTACTTGAGATAGCCTTAGACCCACTAGCCTTTCTAGACAAGTCTACCATGATTAAATTCTTTAGAGAAGTGAAGAAAGAGGATAACTTTATCAGAGTACACGTGTCGGGTTCTAGTAAAAGCACTTTGGAACTCCTTAAAATGCTTTATTCACAACCTAAGATTGCTCTCAAACTCAGGTTAATAAAGAAATGCGACAAGTTTCTCTAACCATTTTGGGGTGGTTTGTTGGAATTTTATTGTGTTCTAATGCTTGTTTCATGACCCTCACACAATggtttctctctcttctaaatCACATAGGcttagaaagagagaagaagatagaggtagtttataattttatgaaaagtgATAAGAGTAATGGCAGTAACAGGTTTATATACCCTTGTATACCATAAATTGTGACATTTTACCTATAATCACATGCTCTACTAACTTGAAATGTGACAGCACcttatttattagttttgaattttaaaatttaaaagttataaCCTTTTATCTCCCTCTCTACTTATTTGCATATTGACCTTTAAAACTCACATACATGATTCTATTATAATAAAACGCCAAGAATGAAGCAACATATTTGTGTTTAGAGTCAAGGTTTTGCATCTAGGGTATAAATTCAAGTCTTTGCATTATCCTAAACACAATGACTTAGGAAGGCTACTAATAAATCCAAGCTTTAGCATCCCCACTTCTTGGCCTAGCTTATAAACACCAGCATTGGACCTAGGATTGGTTTTCGAATGGGATCTATGATTGGGTCTAGGCTTTACCTTGACCATTACATGGCTTTGGCATGAAACACAAGGCAAAACCTATTACAAACCAAGACCTAGTGGCAAAACCTATTATCAACTACCCATTTAGGCATCTTATGCCTAAATAAGATTAATCACTATAGATCTAGGCATTAGGTAACTTGGTGGACTCAATTTGCTTGACCTTCAAGGTAACCCAATTATCCTCACTAGCATAACCTTCAAGGAATCCTAGTCGGCCTAACTAGTATAATCTCCAAGATAACCTAGTTGACTCAACTAACCTTATCAGTCTAACTAGTCCATGATTAGACTTGGGGTTCAATGTTATGGGTGCATCCTGAATCCAAATATGTCACCTCTAGGTACGCTATGGTCGggttcatttttctttatctaCGTTTTGAATGGTAAGTACTCGATATTGAATGCTAAATGATAATAATGTGACCCTCTTGCCATAGTTGGGCCCATATAACGGTGTTAAGGTGTGCTTCTACAGAGCATAACCACCTCTCGTACTTCTTTCTCAATCATAATTTAACCATCAACCATTAGACACTActagaaaatcgataaatacaaacggaaataccgaagGAGTATTTTCATTGgtaaattaccgacggattttaccgacgaaaatattcccttggtatttaccgagggaattatagtgggaaaaaaaattaaaacaaagcaaaaaaaatgatgacgtgtcatttttaccaacagaattaccgatggaataaatttcgtcggtaattccgtcagtaaaatcGTTGGTAAACTGTCAATACtattcatcatgttaattacaaagggaatcaccggtggaacattccgtcggtattttataGAGAGCTTTGGAACTATTCACttcccaattgcactgttaattactgttctttacagacaaaatcaccgacggattgaaaagtcgtcagtGTTTTTTGgcagttttttgaaaaatttaaattaaattaaatattacagatggaatcaccaacggattgaaaagtcgtcgatgatatttggcggtttctgaaatttttttattaaattcaaaatttaaattaaatattacagacggaatcaccgatggaatgttgaaaaatattaatatttaattatccgtcggtaaaacgcccaataaaaagcctagaatccctaatttcacaacagacccgtctcctttcttcttcttcttcttcttcttctttttcttctcttctctcaactccttctcttctccttcatgctcaagtatgtcttcttctcctttcttatttttttttctaattgtttttaattagtatactttatgaatttgtttttttttctcttcttagcttcacttgcaactacattaaggtaaaaaaaaaattcttcttttttcgtgttttttcactatatttgttttttattttatttttaattgtttttgttcttaataattgtatgaatgttgttgtaggattttttttcatataagatcaatttttagttgatttgtttataggatttttaaatttttttcatatgaatttttttagttgaatttattattttgtgttatttatttgttgcaaatttttttgagttgattttcttcttcttttttccaagcattttgagtattatagtgttgattaatattaatttaattattttatagttttgtaaaatatatttttttaaattatttttaaataattaccgacggaattacataTGGTTTATTTCTgagggaattaccgacgaaatgaaatattttttttgctcgcCTTTTCCAtttgtaaatccatcggtaataatatttttttattaccaacgaaattaccgacggacaaaaaagaaccgatgaaagattcaccgacggagacttttcgtcggtgatttcatcggtaatgtttttaccaacggaatggtagtgcaaataccgacggaaaatttcgtcggtaaatctaAAGATTATGGTAGTGAGAGGACAATTGTAAATCTCGTGTTTAATAGTGAAATTTTCAActgagaaataatatttttttaaaaaaatttattatggcTAAAGATAAAAATTCTGAGTAAGTTAGTTAAAATCTaaggcaaaaataaataagaatttgtACAAAAAAACTCCAGCGATTgcaattttgatgaaaataccATGTATGGTATACAATGAGTgacattattataattttggagaaaatcctTCTCCTTTGCTAATAAAACTTGTCGACTATGGGACTaagaaaattttagttttcCTCATTTCTTCTCCAAAACTACTTAGATTATGAGCATGAGAGGATGAGTAGGTGATTTCTATCCATTATATGAAACCAATTTAGGAAgaatgtgtgtgtgagagagaggttGGAAGCTTGGGGAGTTAGTGAGGGAAAGTGTGAGaaattgaagagagaggggaaaaCTTTGGAATCCTTGCAAGAAACACTTTCAATTAGGTGATTTGTTTGTGGTAAAGGGTTTCTAACCAATTAATTCCAAATGTTGGTTGGATTTTGATCTATGAATTGAAAAATCCCTAATTTTCTAGATTTTAGGGTTTATGATGCTTTTGTGTTAAAATGTCAAATTGATTGGCTATTAGTGATGTTGGGTTATGAAGATTGCATGAGATGGTTTGAATTGGACCAATTGCATGAAAccttaatttttgaaattaggtttcatgatgtttttgtgttataatgttgatttgggttaattttattgattttgagttatgaaaaTAACATGAGAATGGTTCAAATTGgctaattaacatttaaaactgAAAAGCtccaaatctttgaattttaagGTTTatgtaaaattgaaagagaaatacAAAATTATGCTAACTAGTGAGTGATTGTAAAGTAAATAActtgtttaaataataattaggagaaattgaaaatcaacttTTAGGAAGTAGTGGCGGACCATAAATGGGGAATTTGGAGgaaattataaatatgattaattcatgatgtttttggcaTTCTAATGATGTTGATAATGCTTAAGATTGAATTTGAATGTTGTAAGCTAGATTACTATGATTTTACTTAATGTTATCATATGAGTGTAATGATGAAAAGGGAATTGTATGAATTGTGTTGAAATATATGTTCTAAGGATGTTATGGAAGTTATTTGTTTGGTATATAATGATGAAAATGTGaaagattgaataaattttattaagattGATGTTTTAATGACATTATGGAAGTTGTGTTTGATGTTGTAATGACATTATAGAAGTTGTGTGATTTTTGTaatgatggaaaaataaaacattgggCAAATTGTATTGGAATTGTTGTTCTAATAATATTATGGGAATGATGTGTTTGTTATAGTGATGAGTTTGTGTTTAGGAATGATCAAGATCCATTAGAAGCAAAATGTTTAGGCATTAGGTTATTTTTGAGAGAGGTAAAAAAGAAAGTATGAAAATTGATGGAATTATGTAATGTTAGTGTTTTAATGATGATGTATGCTTAGAATTAATTGGAAAGTgcaattaaatgaatatttaagttGGACAAGgaattgattgattgaataaTAAAGTTGGATGTTTGGATAGAAACTtgattaaatgaatatttaagttGATAATTTAGACAACAGAGATAGATGTAATGACTGAGATCATAatatgagattttaatattgGGATCGTTGGTATCTTGTtctagaaaaaataactttaataaaaaaacagataatatgaaaatttatgttaccttttttttttccagggaTATATACATATGTACTTAgtatttattgatttgttaTGTGTGTTGCAGGTCTATCTTGATCATCTATGCAACACTTATTCTATCACTAGTTGTTAAATAACtttgttttatgtatatattatatgtatatgaATAATGTAAATATCTTTTTGCCATGTATATAGTTCATGATGTAAAAACTCATAAATATTTTGGTGTACTTCTAGtaactttaatatattatattatatgtcATATATGTAAATAATTATAGGATTATAGAATTGTAGTAAATGATTCAGGGCTATATTGCATATTCGCTCaatggataaaaattaaattaactattgaTATGTCTGAAACTAATTGTGATGTGATGAATGATTGTATTTTATGTTGGTTAGCTTAAGACCACGTTGTGTGGAATTAATTTCATGTAGGAAATTAAGTGGGATGAAATTTTAGATATAATCTCGTATATAAAAAactcaactaatttttttttaaaatagaataaactcacttaaatttttaatatgtgaaCATATGAAACATAATGGGAGAGGTcccaataataaatatattgagaCGACAtaaagatgaattttatttttaaaagaatacttTATTTTCACGTTTAATATTACcataaatgaacaaaaatacattttaaattaagaGCTGTTACAACTATTATCCCACATAATTGCTTATagaaggccccgtttgtttgctggaaagtagtttttttttttttaaagtgaatttcggGAAAATGAATTTcgggaaaatgaattattttctaatgtttgtagtgtaatggaaaataagttggaaaacactttacaGTGTATGGTTATATCaaggaaaatgagctggaaaataacttattaatatt
The DNA window shown above is from Populus trichocarpa isolate Nisqually-1 chromosome 4, P.trichocarpa_v4.1, whole genome shotgun sequence and carries:
- the LOC112327186 gene encoding nuclear intron maturase 1, mitochondrial → MSLRQNFKQLPFIKSHSLFRPFSSSSSHQDPYSVLKEDPVDICTSIWVKSFSSPSNFTFSNLTGFLSKLDLWALAYQRSCAHVTGKFPPRNALPSHALHSLFSLQTAVVHNRFKWNDKAHQILRSPNDKPSTKLVSKRKLSAMMESDDPCFQDRVVQEMLLMVLEPIFEARFSRKSHAFRPGRNAHTVIRTIRSNFAGYLWFLRGDLSEILDDIDADVVMGCVEKVVRDKKVLNLIKKALKSPVRIREMGNYGEESRKKKKRKSTKKKILNENEPKPDPYWLRTFFDFAPEEAAKIPTYGYCGILSPLLANVCLNELDQMMEEKIVDFFRPNKLDSIWKHSIDDRCHNPSWPEFVPSSGKEKTRKMEYIRYGGHFLIGVRGPREDAVQIRKEIIEFCERKFGIRLDNSKIDIEHITRGIQFLDHIICRRVIYPTLRYTGSGGKIVSEKGVGTLLSVTACLQQCIRQFRRLKFVKGDKDPEPLPCTPMLYSGQAHTNAQMNKFLETMADWYRYADNRKKVVGFCAYVIRSSLAKLYAARYRLKSRAKVYKIALRDLSRPLRENSNNSAPEYSDLLRMGLVDAIEGVQFSHMSLIPTCDYTPFPRNWIPDHEQVLHEYIRLQDPKFFCELHRSIKRQGLSLPQDEISEIVWDYKTLGVRRYQSSGENELNNGLQKV